The genomic region CTTTTACCCTCTCTTCCGTGACCCCTTCGAGCATGTTCTTAGCTAAGGGAGAGGCTTAAAAACGTTTGTTGGAAACTCCAAGCGGTGCGGGGAATGAAATGGAAGTTCGTCGTCTTCTGGGTAATCGTGATGGCAACGATGGCGGGAACGTTCCTCTACGAGTACAACTTCGCTTCTCAGCCCGCGCTTAACGGCTACATAGGAGACGAGGTCTGGTACGTCCCGGCCAGCAGGAACGTCCTTCACCTGCTCGGGGTGAACGTCACCTACGAGTTCAACGGGAGCTACGGGGTCAACGTGATATTCAGCAACGCAACGGCCAAGATGCTCTACCTGAGCACAGCCGACGGGATAGCGGCGATAAACGGGGTGACCTTCAGAAGGGAGTACAACAACCTTCCGGGTGTTTACTACGAGGTTCCAAAGGAGCATTACCGGAGGTTCCTCGGGGAGCTTGCGGTGGATTTGCCCAATGGAAGTTACTACGTCGTCCCCGGTTATGAATACCCCGACAAGGACGGCATTCAGAAATATCTGAACACGGAGCATCCCTTCCTCGGGAAGGACATCATAATGCTCTCGATGGCCACCCTCGGCGACGAGCCGATAAAATGGCGCCTCCCGGGAATAATCGAGTTCGCGCTGATAGAGCTTGTCGTTGTCCTTGCAACCTATAAAATCAGCCGGAGTTACATCGCCTCGCTGATTGCCCTCGCCTTCGTTACAGCCGACCCGACCTTGCAGGCAACGTCAGTTGCCGCCATGCTCGACATCCACGTGGCCTTCTTCGTCGGCCTCTTCGTCCTGGCCCTAGCCTATGAGATGGAGTTTACCTCGGCTACTTTTCTCGGCCTTGCCTCAGCAGTCAAGCTCAGCGGAGGCTTTGGGTGGCCGGTTCTCCTCTGGAAGGCGCTCAAGAGGGAAAACTCCTTTGTAAGGTTTATGTCTGCGGTCGCGGTAATCCCGGCTCTGGCCTTTCTAATCCCCGAGCTCACGATAATAAAGGCGATTGGATTTGAGCCATGGCTGAGACAGTTCCTCGGGAGCTTTAAGTGGCACCTGAGTTACAAGGGTCCGAATCCGCATACATCTCCATTCTGGGAGTGGTTCGTCAACTACAGGCCCTTCTACTTCCACTACGGGCCGGACGTGAGAGCCTCGACGGACCCGGTTCTAATGCTTTCGATGGTCGTCTTCATCCTGGCGATGCCCTGGCTCTACAGGAGAAAGCCCAAGGTACTCGAACCCTTCTTGGTCTTCTGGAGCACTATAGGTTTCTTTGCCCTCCAGTATGCCCTCGGGGGAAAGACGCAGTTCAGCTTCTACGCGACGGCATTAGTTCCTCCGGCAACGGTCGTCATGGGCGTTTCGCTGAACGAGCTCCTTCGCTGGGAGGCATTCAGGGAGTCACTGGGCTTTTACAGGGAAGTGTTTGGAAGAGTCCTTGCCCTCCTGAAAAGGTTCAGGCCCGCTAGAGAAAGGCCTCAAGGGTGAGCTGTCCCCTTCGCTCTTTTTTCAGTTT from Thermococcus sp. harbors:
- a CDS encoding dolichyl-phosphate-mannose--protein mannosyltransferase; this translates as MKWKFVVFWVIVMATMAGTFLYEYNFASQPALNGYIGDEVWYVPASRNVLHLLGVNVTYEFNGSYGVNVIFSNATAKMLYLSTADGIAAINGVTFRREYNNLPGVYYEVPKEHYRRFLGELAVDLPNGSYYVVPGYEYPDKDGIQKYLNTEHPFLGKDIIMLSMATLGDEPIKWRLPGIIEFALIELVVVLATYKISRSYIASLIALAFVTADPTLQATSVAAMLDIHVAFFVGLFVLALAYEMEFTSATFLGLASAVKLSGGFGWPVLLWKALKRENSFVRFMSAVAVIPALAFLIPELTIIKAIGFEPWLRQFLGSFKWHLSYKGPNPHTSPFWEWFVNYRPFYFHYGPDVRASTDPVLMLSMVVFILAMPWLYRRKPKVLEPFLVFWSTIGFFALQYALGGKTQFSFYATALVPPATVVMGVSLNELLRWEAFRESLGFYREVFGRVLALLKRFRPARERPQG